One genomic window of Anguilla anguilla isolate fAngAng1 chromosome 13, fAngAng1.pri, whole genome shotgun sequence includes the following:
- the LOC118211264 gene encoding homeobox protein Hox-C13a-like → MTTSLVLHPRWADTLMYVYEKSPNENNPNKNQAMDGLSGNCPASHCRDLISHPALGRHSGSITTHQGSVYSDISSPDAGRQCPAPQTSSSATLGYGYPFGSPYYGCRLSHSHNMNLQQKPCSYHPSEKYTEPSNTLPTEELSSRAKEFAFYPSFASSYQTVPGYLDVSVVPSISAHPEPRHETLIPVEGYQHWALSNGWDGQVYCSKDQTQSAHLWKSPFPDVVPLQPEVNSYRRGRKKRVPYTKLQLKELEKEYAASKFITKDKRRRISATTNLSERQVTIWFQNRRVKEKKFVCKSKSNAHMHTT, encoded by the exons ATGACGACTTCGCTGGTCCTGCATCCACGCTGGGCGGACACCTTGATGTACGTGTATGAAAAAAGCCCGAATGAAAACAATCCAAATAAAAACCAAGCCATGGACGGACTAAGCGGGAACTGCCCCGCTAGCCACTGCAGGGATCTCATCTCTCACCCGGCGCTGGGACGACATTCAGGCAGCATAACGACACACCAGGGCTCCGTGTACTCGGATATATCTTCTCCAGACGCCGGTCGACAGTGTCCCGCTCCCCAGACTTCATCTAGTGCAACTCTGGGATACGGTTACCCGTTTGGAAGCCCCTATTATGGGTGCAGGTTGTCCCACTCACACAACATGAACTTGCAGCAGAAGCCGTGTTCTTATCACCCGTCAGAGAAATACACGGAGCCTAGCAACACGCTGCCCACGGAAGAACTGTCCAGCAGGGCCAAAGAGTTCGCCTTTTACCCCAGTTTCGCCAGCTCCTACCAGACTGTCCCAGGTTATTTAGACGTGTCCGTGGTACCTAGTATTAGTGCACATCCGGAACCGCGGCACGAGACATTGATTCCCGTGGAAGGCTACCAGCACTGGGCTCTTTCAAATGGCTGGGATGGGCAGGTGTACTGTTCCAAGGATCAAACACAGTCCGCTCATCTCTGGAAGTCGCCATTCCCAG ATGTGGTTCCGTTGCAACCTGAAGTCAACAGTTACCGTCGAGGTCGCAAGAAACGGGTTCCGTACACCAAGCTCCAACTTAAGGAGCTGGAGAAAGAATACGCAGCCAGCAAGTTCATCACCAAAGACAAGAGACGGCGCATCTCGGCAACAACTAACCTCTCCGAGCGCCAGGTTACAATCTGGTTCCAAAACCGTCGGGTCAAAGAGAAGAAATTTGTCTGCAAATCTAAGAGTAATGCGCATATGCATACTACTTGA